The Sinomicrobium kalidii region GAAAGGCCCACCTCCTGCAACTACACGTACAGGATTACCACAGGTGTGGGCATCCACGCAAAAGAATGTCTTTCTCACTACTTTATTACACCTAAGCTTATTGATGAATTGAATAACCTCCCGACTTCCGTTTATCCCGAGTACTTCGGTAAATTCCGCCGAAGAGCTACATATATTACTATTCAGACATTTCCCTAAACCTTAATCGAAAAGTGTCTTTGCGAAGAGCCGACCGGAGGAGGCAATATTGCAATCCCTTAGGGTAGGCACCATACCCCAAAGACATGCGAAAATCCGCCGGGAGACTGCCACGCCATGCTCGCAGTGACGACCGGTCTACTTTATTTATGATCGTCAGATTTTTGTTTTATATAGGCTTTTATCCGTTGTTCCAGGATAGGTAATGTTACCGTGCCCTGCTCCAGGACAATTTCATGGAATTCACGGATATCAAAGTCTTCTCCAAGTGCTTCTCTCGCCATTTTCCGAAGTTCCCGGATCTTTAATTCCCCGATCTTATAAGACAGGGCCTGACCGGGCCAGGAAATATAGCGATCCACTTCCGTATTGATCTCATGAATGGAGAGCGCGGTATTTTTCTTCAGAAAATCCACCGCTTCTTCCCTTGTCCATCCTTTGGCATGCAATCCGGTATCTACTACCAAACGGCAGGCACGCCACATTTCATAGGTAAGCCTCCCGAAATCTTCATAAGGTGTTGTGTATATCCCCATTTCCTTCGCCAGGTATTCCGTATAAAGCGCCCACCCTTCTCCGTAGGCCGACAGGTAAAGGTCTTTTCTGAATTCCGGAATACTGTCTCCCATTTCATTGTTGAGGGATATCTGCAAATGATGCCCGGGCACCGCTTCATGTGCCGTAAGTGCGGGGAGTACATACAGCGGTCTGCTGTCAAGGTTATACGTATTCACCCAATAATAACCGGGTTCGGTATCGGAAGAAGCTCCTACATACCTGCCCCCCGTATATTTGGGAGCTATGGCATCGGGTACGGGGGCCACTCCATAGGGCTTCCGGGGTAAAGTCTTGAAAAACCGGGGGAGTTGTGCATCTATTTTCTTGGCTATATTCCGCGCTTCCCTGAGCAATGCTTCCGGGGTTTCGGCATAAAACCGATCTTCCGTCCGCAACCAGGTCAGAAACTCATCAAAAGTGCCTTCAAAGTCCACCTCATCGATAATCTGCTGCATTTCTTTTCTGATCCGTGACACTTCTTTCAGACCTTTCTGATGAATTTCGTCTGCAGTGAGCGACAATGTGGTGTAATAACGTATCCGGTTATCGTAATAGGCCATCCCGTTCGGAATTTCCGAGACCCCTATCGTGGTCCGGGTCCCGGGATAATACTCTTCCTCAAAAAAACGTTTGATCCTTTTAAACTGCGGGGTGACATATTCAGATACCACTTTTTTAGCCACCTTTGCGATAGAATCTTTCTTTGCTTCCGAAAACCGTTCGGGCAGGTTTTTGAAAGGCGAATAGTAAAAACTGTCTTCTGGGTTCGCTACGATATGATCTTCATAGGTTTTTTCATATCCTTTTAAGATCACCTGCGGCTGTGAAATCCCTTTTTTAAGCCCTTCGCGAAGTAACGCAATATGGTCGTCCACAAACTGAGGGATGGCCCTGAGCACTTCGAGATATTTCTTCACTGCCTCGGCATTGTTTAACGGATGTACCCGGTAAGTAAGGTTATTGTGAAATCCTGCATCGGACAATATGGGATTCAGGTAAGCCTCAAATTCATACCGATCTGCATCTTCCTTCAGGGTAAAGCGAAGCAGTTGCAACGATATTTTTTCGGTTTCCGAAAGTTTTCGGGTATTCAGTGCGTCCAGCTTTTC contains the following coding sequences:
- a CDS encoding DUF885 domain-containing protein, with translation MIKRILPGLLCQLFLSGIIFPVAGQEEDASGQLADIIREVEDFKPVDREQYPLGRYTAELYEQKAAFARKEMEKLDALNTRKLSETEKISLQLLRFTLKEDADRYEFEAYLNPILSDAGFHNNLTYRVHPLNNAEAVKKYLEVLRAIPQFVDDHIALLREGLKKGISQPQVILKGYEKTYEDHIVANPEDSFYYSPFKNLPERFSEAKKDSIAKVAKKVVSEYVTPQFKRIKRFFEEEYYPGTRTTIGVSEIPNGMAYYDNRIRYYTTLSLTADEIHQKGLKEVSRIRKEMQQIIDEVDFEGTFDEFLTWLRTEDRFYAETPEALLREARNIAKKIDAQLPRFFKTLPRKPYGVAPVPDAIAPKYTGGRYVGASSDTEPGYYWVNTYNLDSRPLYVLPALTAHEAVPGHHLQISLNNEMGDSIPEFRKDLYLSAYGEGWALYTEYLAKEMGIYTTPYEDFGRLTYEMWRACRLVVDTGLHAKGWTREEAVDFLKKNTALSIHEINTEVDRYISWPGQALSYKIGELKIRELRKMAREALGEDFDIREFHEIVLEQGTVTLPILEQRIKAYIKQKSDDHK